Proteins from a single region of Hordeum vulgare subsp. vulgare chromosome 6H, MorexV3_pseudomolecules_assembly, whole genome shotgun sequence:
- the LOC123402435 gene encoding purple acid phosphatase 18 produces MEPLGAAAARRRPPSPAMAAPALLPLLLLLALALSSCVGAAAASGAPVGEDYVRPPARPRLGQRRALLGLFPWSKKKASASASDPQQVHISLSGEKHMRITWVTDDNSVPSVVDYGTKSNTYTSSSDGESTSYSYLMYSSGKIHHVVIGPLEDNTVYYYRCGGRGSEFQLKTPPSQFPLSLAVVGDLGQTSWTTSTLNHIKQCEYDMLLLPGDLSYADYMQHLWDSFGELVEPLASTRPWMVTQGNHEKEMIPFFKSGFQSYNARWKMPYEESGSTSNLYYSFEVAGVHAIMLGSYTDYDESSDQYAWLKADLANIDRKRTPWLVVLLHVPWYNSNWAHQGEGDSMMSAMEPLLHAAHVDIIIAGHVHAYERTERVYKGGVNPCGAVHITIGDGGNREGLARRYHNPKPLWSVFREASFGHGELKIVNSTHAHWTWHRNDDEEPVRTDDVWITSLAGSQCVQDSSREFRKILMSP; encoded by the exons ATGGAACCCCTGGGCGCAGCTGCAGCGCGGAGGAGGCCTCCCAGTCCCGCCATGGCCGCGCCCGCGCTCCTCccactcctgctcctcctcgcgctCGCCCTGTCCTCCTGCGTTGGCGCGGCCGCCGCCTCCGGGGCTCCGGTCGGGGAGGACTACGTCCGGCCGCCGGCCCGGCCCCGCCTGGGCCAGCGGAGGGCCCTCCTCGGCCTCTTCCCCTGGAGCAAGAAGaaggcctccgcctccgcctccgatcCCCAGCAG GTGCACATTTCGCTATCTGGAGAGAAGCACATGAGAATTACATGGGTCACAGATGATAACTCTGTTCCCTCTGTTGTGGACTATGGAACTAAGTCCAACACATACACATCCTCATCTGATGGAGAAAGCACGTCCTACAGCTACTTAATGTACAGCTCGGGAAAGATCCACCATGTTGTTATTGGACCTCTTGAAGACAACACTGTATACTACTACCGATGCGGTGGACGAGGCTCAGAATTCCAACTTAAGACACCCCCCTCCCAGTTCCCGTTGTCATTGgctgttgtaggcgatcttgggcAGACCAGTTGGACAACATCAACATTAAACCACATTAAGCAATGTGAATATGACATGCTTTTACTTCCTGGTGATCTCTCTTATGCTGATTATATGCAACATTTGTGGGATTCCTTTGGTGAGTTGGTCGAGCCACTTGCTAGCACCCGGCCTTGGATGGTGACACAAGGCAACCATGAAAAGGAGATGATACCATTTTTCAAGTCTGGATTTCAATCATATAATGCACGATGGAAGATGCCTTATGAAGAGAGTGGTTCCACATCAAATTTGTACTACTCATTTGAGGTTGCAGGGGTGCATGCTATAATGCTAGGCTCTTATACGGATTATGATGAAAGTTCGGATCAGTATGCTTGGCTTAAG GCTGATCTTGCCAACATAGATAGAAAGAGGACACCGTGGCTCGTCGTTCTGTTGCATGTGCCATGGTATAACAGCAATTGGGCTCATCAGGGTGAAGGTGACAGTATGATGAGTGCGATGGAGCCTCTGCTACATGCCGCTCATGTGGATATTATAATCGCAGGTCACGTGCACGCCTATGAACGCACG GAGCGAGTCTACAAAGGTGGGGTTAATCCATGTGGTGCTGTTCATATAACTATCGGTGATGGTGGAAACCGGGAAGGCTTGGCCCGCAG GTACCATAACCCGAAACCACTTTGGTCGGTCTTCCGCGAAGCGAGCTTTGGGCACGGCGAGCTAAAGATTGTCAACTCCACGCACGCGCACTGGACTTGGCACAGGAACGACGACGAAGAGCCGGTGAGGACAGACGACGTCTGGATAACCTCGCTGGCTGGTTCACAGTGCGTCCAGGACAGCAGCCGCGAGTTCAGGAAGATACTCATGTCCCCATGA
- the LOC123402436 gene encoding uncharacterized protein LOC123402436 yields the protein MLAIMPIFSSNSIGISQVQTGLAATRTKLKFSSTPNRAAPPTSPPMAMAESETDTQSDAHLREPGQRRRRPVCGVCTKPLRVCLCGRLRGPPLDTAVGVTVLQHPTEAHHPLSSVRVARLGLRNLAVAQVADVAHRASFLLTTNLGLGGEETGNVEAGAAAIGEAWTVETMDDKCSIAYTEKQLRIDVERGVGANPKIRWLPRCSSLAELAVSNGFTVTKTQENKPRRSTGDEASPSPELQHEYSIAIPPHSALLFPCQRATTIDAASDCQVLVKHLIVLDGTWAKAHRMYHENPWLQLVPHVMVEADTVSLYGEVRHEPKAGCLSTVESIVVAMKELGEDETGLDRVLAVFESMIADQRRCKDENWKPKQKSQ from the coding sequence ATGTTGGCAATAATGCCGATCTTCTCTAGCAATTCCATTGGAATTTCGCAGGTCCAAACGGGGCTGGCCGCGACAAGAACCAAGCTCAAATTCTCCTCGACCCCCAACCGAGCAGCACCACCCACCTCGCCACCCATGGCCATGGCGGAGAGCGAGACAGATACCCAGAGCGACGCGCATCTCCGGGAGCCtggccagcgccgccgccgccccgtgtgCGGCGTCTGCACGAAGCCCCTCCGCGTCTGCCTCTGCGGCCGCCTCCGCGGGCCCCCGCTGGACACCGCCGTCGGCGTCACCGTGCTGCAGCACCCCACGGAGGCCCACCACCCGCTCAGCTCCGTTCGCGTCGCCCGCCTCGGCCTCCGCAACCTCGCCGTCGCCCAGGTCGCCGACGTCGCCCACCGCGCCAGCTTCCTCCTCACGACCAATCTTGGACTTGGAGGCGAAGAAACTGGAAACGTCGAAGCCGGTGCCGCCGCCATTGGAGAAGCTTGGACGGTGGAAACCATGGACGACAAGTGCTCCATCGCTTACACCGAGAAACAGCTCCGGATCGACGTCGAGCGCGGCGTCGGCGCCAACCCCAAGATCCGGTGGCTGCCAAGATGCTCTTCCCTCGCCGAACTCGCCGTCTCCAACGGCTTCACCGTCACCAAGACGCAGGAGAACAAGCCCAGACGTAGCACAGGCGACGaagcctcgccgtcgccggagcTCCAGCATGAGTACTCCATCGCCATACCGCCGCACTCGGCCCTGCTGTTCCCATGCCAGCGCGCGACCACCATTGACGCAGCTTCAGACTGTCAGGTACTTGTGAAGCATCTGATCGTGCTGGACGGCACCTGGGCGAAGGCGCACCGGATGTACCATGAGAACCCATGGCTACAGCTCGTGCCGCACGTCATGGTGGAAGCTGACACTGTCAGCTTGTACGGCGAGGTGAGGCATGAGCCCAAGGCCGGGTGCCTGTCGACCGTCGAGAGCATCGTCGTCGCCATGAAGGAGCTTGGGGAGGACGAGACCGGGTTGGATCGTGTCCTAGCCGTCTTCGAGTCCATGATCGCCGACCAGCGGCGCTGCAAGGATGAGAACTGGAAACCAAAACAAAAATCACAGTAA